GCCCTCAGTTGGGGGAGCGGTTCCGGCTGGTGTTGCCTTGTGTTTCGCTGGGAGACGTTGGCGCGGCCAGCGGGGCTGTGGGTGTTTGCATCGCCGTCCGGGCCTTTTCTCGGCGCTATGCCACGGGAAACCAGTCACTGGTGGTGTCGAGCGCGGAGCACGGGGAGGTGGGCGCCATCCAGGTTCTGTCGACCGTGGAGCGTCGGCCATGAGCAACAAGTTCCTGCCCATCTTTGTCAGCAACGCCCGCTACGCGAACCAGAAGTTGCTGCCCCGGCTACTCCAGGGGAATGGGAGTCCGGCGGATGTGCTCGAGTTTTGCTCCAACCAGCGACGAATGGGCATTGGGGCGCTTTTGCTGGTGGGCGATGTGGAGACGTTCCAGTCGCACCTGTCTCGGAGCGGCAAGGCGTTCCTCGCGCTCGCATTCACCGCTGAGGGCACCTCATCCATCGCGCTCAGCCGCATGGTTCCCTTCTTCGACGCCCTGACCGCGCGTGACATGCATGTGGCCCGGGACGTCGCAACGCGGGCTCCTCGGTCAATGCAGAGTGGCCTCGAATACGAGGAAGATTTCCTCTACTTTCGTTTCCTCATGGACCACTGCATCCTCGGTCGGTCTGATGTCGATGCGCGGGCATGTCTGGAGCGCTTCGAGTCCGTCCTCGAAGGCTCCGAAGAGCCTCGACTGGAGGTGTGTCAGGCCTTGCTGGCACGTGACGGGCCTCGCTTGGAAGACGCGGTTCAGCGTCTGGCGTCCACCCGGCTCCAGCGATACGTCCGGCTGCGTGAGCAAGGGCGCTTGCTTCAGGAGGAGTGGGCCATGGATGCGAAGCTCTGCGTGGAGGGCCTGGCGCTGCTGTTCCTCGCGGAGGAACTGGGCATGGGGATGCCGAGAGGGGAGTCCTCCGGCTTGCCTTCCGTGGCCCGGCTCCAAGCGTCTCTTTCGGAACCCGCAGATGCGTGGAGGTGGGAGGACTGAGCGGATGCCCGGGCCCTTTCGCCATCCCCCAGTGGCGGGGCTGTGAAGTTGCAAATCAAAATCAAATACGTATGCTTCGAGCATGTCGCGGATCCAGTCGGTCGAGGCGCTGGAGGGGGTGGTGGGCTCACGTCCCCTGGGTTCGATGCTGAAGTCGTTGGACGCGTTGGATTCGCATTGCGTCCAGTTGCTGGGATGCGCGTCGTTCGCGGTGCTCGGCTACATCGACGTGGATGGGCAAGCGCGTGCGACGGCCGCGGGCGGCGTCCTGGGCTTCGCGAGCGTCGTGGATGCGACGCACCTCCTGCTGGAGCTGCCCGAGCCCGTTCCGCTCAACCCCACGGTGGGGTGCGGTCTGTTGTTCTTCATCCCCGGCCTGGGAGAGACGCTGCGGGTGAACGGGCGGGCGACCCTTCAGGGCCGCACCCTGACCTTCACGGTGGAGGAGGCCTTCGTGCACTGTGCGAAGGCACTCATCCGCTCCGGTTTGTGGAAGCCGCCTGCGGAACTCGCCCCGGCGGCGGGCGCGACGGGCTCGTGGGCGGGAGACCCCGAGGTGCGAGCTTGGCTCACGCGCACGCCCTTCGTGCTGCTGATGTCGTGGGACGCGCAGGGCAACGCGGATGTCAGTCCCAAGGGCGACCCGGCGGGATTCCTTCGCTTGGACGGGACGCGGGTGGCGGTTCCGGACCGGCCGGGAAACCGCCGCACGGACACGTTCCACAACGTCCTCGAACAACCGCGTGCGGCCCTGCTCGCCCTGATTCCAGGGGAGGCGCGCGTGCTGGAGGTCTCCGGAACCGCCTCCCTGTCCTCTGAACCCGCCTTGCTGACGTCAATGACGGTGGAAGGGAAGGTGCCCAAGCTGGCGCTGCTCCTGGAGGCCCGTTCGGCGCGCATCCTCGCCAGTCCGGCCATCCTGGACGCGGGGCTGTGGGACATGTCGAGGCACGTGCCCAAGGAGCGGCTGCCGAAGATGTCGGACGTGTTCATCGACCATGTCCGGAGAAGCCCTCAGCGGGGCGCCGCCGCGGCGGCCCTGCGGGTGCTCGCGTCCAAGCGAATGATGAGCTGGGCCATCGACGTCGATTACAAGAAGAACCTCTACTGAGCGCGGGACGGAGAGGACCCCTCGCGCGGCAACCGGGCGCCGGGGGACAGCCCCATCCGTCCCAAGGCGCCTGGATGTCCGGTGCAGGGAGGCGCATGTCGCGCGCCGCTCCGGGCGGCCCTTGCGGTGTGCGTGGGGTGAGCTGACGCACGCCCCGCAGTGCGCGGCGGAGCCCCCAGCTCCGTGGCAAGAGGATGGACCTCTCCATCCGCGGGAGCATGTCTCGGAACGGTGGCGTGGATGAATCGGCCCACGCGCCATCGCCCACATGCTCCCACGTGTGCTCATCCCCGCTTCCAGCGACGCAATGCCCGTGTTTTTGGCTCATACGGTCCGAGAATGTTTGAAGCATGTGTCGGGGACGCTCCCCCTGGGAGGCACCGTCTCTTTTGCTGGAATCACGCGACACACAAGTTCGACGAGACTTCCGAGGTGCCCCCGTTGACCTGATGCTGGAAACGGGCGAGGTGTCGTCCCATGAATCACCCCGAGACCGGCATCCCGGCACCGGATGCCCCCGCGGAGAGCGCCAGCCCGGTGGCGCTCGTCACGTCCTCCCCCGTGGCGCCCGTCGAGACGCGGAGGTGGGCGCCACGCCTCGTGGACCTGGCCGTCGGCGCTGGCATCAGCGTGCTCTTCCTGGGCGCCTGGCTGCTCATCAACGGCTACGAGTTCGGGACGCTGGACCATGCCATCCATCTGCCCTACGTCCTGCGGGCACAGGCCCCGGACTTCCTTCCGGGAGATCCGCTGGTCGAGGCCGGCAGCCACCACCCCTCGCTGCTGTGGACGTGGCTCGCGTGGGGGACGCAGTGGCTGCCCATCGAACCGCTGTACTTCGCGCTGCACCTCGCATCGGCGCTGGGGCTCTTCTGGGGCACGGTGTGCCTGGCACGGGCGCTCTACCCGGGGCGGTTGGGTCGGTGGGCGGCCGCGCTCGCCCCGGCGGTCATGGTGGCGCCGAAGCTGACGCTCACGTGGATTCCCACCTTCGACAACCACCTGCTCAACCGGACGCTCGCGCTGGGGCCGGAGCTCCTGGCGCTCGCGCTGGCCGCATCGGGCCGCTTCCGCGCGGCCTTCCTGCTGACCGGTGCGGTGTTCATCCTCCACCCGACGACGGCCAGCCATACCGCGTTGCTCGTCTGGTTCGCCGCGCTCATGGACCGCCGCCACCACCGGGCGCTGTTCACCGGGCCGCTGTTCTTCCTGCTCGGCGCATCGCCGCTGCTCGCACAGATGCTCTTTCGGGGCAGTCATGGCGGGGTACCGTTTCCCGCGCCGGAAGACTGGATGCATCTCAACCGGTTGCAGCTCTTCTTCCACCACTTTCCCTCGACGTGGACGTTCGAGGACAACTGGGAGCGGCTGGCCCCGCTCGTCTTCGTCCTGGGCGCGTGGCAGGCCCGGGTGCTGCCGCGAGCGGCCGCGGGCTTCATCCTGGGCGCGCTCGTGGCGTGTATCGCGGGCTGGGTGGGCCTGGAGTGGCTGCACCATCCCGCCGCGCTACAACTGCACCTGCAGCAAGCCTCCCGGCTGATGAACTTCGTGGCCGCCGTCTGCGGCGCGGCGTGGGTGGCGAAGACCTGGGTCTGGTCGCTGCGCCGTCCGCCGTTCGCGGCGCTGGCGCTGGTCGCCTACGTGCTGGACTACAATCCCGCCATCCTCATCCTGGGCCTTCTCGCGCTGGTGCTCGGGCGTGGTCCAGAGCGGGACGTGGCCAGTCCTCCCCGCTGGGCTCCCGCCGCGGCGGTGTTCGGCATCGTGGCCAGCATGTGGGTCACGGCGCAGTTGCTCGACTGGCATGTTCCCGCGGTGCAGGTTCGCTTCGACGAGTTGCCGGGCAGTCGCGTCATGGCCTGGTCCCGAGAGAATCTGCCGGAGGACGCCGTGGTGGTCACGCCTCCGTACTTCACACATGCCATGGCGGCCTACCGCTACGGTGCCCGGCGTCAGGTGCTGGCCAACTACAAGGATGGCTCCGAGGTCAGCTTCAGCATGTCGTTCCTGCGCCAGTGGCGAGAGCGCATGGAGGCCCTCTGCGACTGCAAGCCGTTCGACACGGCACCGGACGCGTCGTCGCTCCAGGCATGGCTCAGCAGTCAGGATGCGGTTCTCGCGGGCTACCGGAACGCGGATGCCGCCCGCTTCCTCGAGCTGGCCCGTCGCTTTGGCGCCACCCATGCGGTGGTGGAGCGTTCGGAGCAGGAGGAGGAGCATCGGATGCCGCTCCCTCCGGGCGCCACGCCCCCCGCGGTGGCACAGCCAGACCTGCCGTTGCTGTATCAGGACGATGAGTTCTCGGTGTATCGGATTGACGCCGTGCCCTGAGCCGCCCAGGACGATGAACAGGGCGTCACGTCATCAACGCCTGGTATCGTCCTGTTCGGACCGCGTGCTGGAGCGAAGAAATGAACTACCAACAGATGTTCCAATCCGTGAAGCGCCAACTGAGCTCCGCGGGGGCTCGGATTGTCTGGGAAGACTGCGACGCGCCCCTGGCGGAGCGTGAGCGGCGGCGCTTCATGGAGAACGAGGCCCTCCGTCTCCCGGATGCGTGGCTCGAGTTCTTCAACGAACTCAGCGGCCTTGCCTTCATCTGGCGACTCATCGACCCGGCCGGCCAATCCCAGCTCAATGGCTTCTTCACGTTCCAGGACTTCCGCAGGTTCATGGAGAACGACACCACGGACCTGCTGTGGTGTGACTGGTACGAGGAAGACGACATCGCGGAGATGAAGACGCACCACATCCTCGAGCGGTTCGAGGGGCATGACGCCTACGTCACGGTCAAGTTCAAGGAAGACGGGAGCTACGACCTGTTCTTCGTCGATGGGGACCTCATCAATCATGGCGGCTCGAAGAAGTTGCCGCGGATTCCCCTGACGCTGAGGCAGTACGTCGAAGTCGTCACCGGATACTGGGGCGTGTACTCAGTCCGCTATCATCTTCACAAGCAAGACTTCTATGTGAACCCGGAGAAGTACATTCCGGAGCTCGGCGAGTTGAAGGCCCTTTTTCCTGGGTTCGAACCGCCCACGTTCAACCCGTTCGAGACTCAAAATCCTGGAACCTAGCGGTCGGTGTCGCACGAGCCCGAGGCGCACTTGCCGGTGCCCGCCCGGGAGCGGTACGGAACGGCATGGCGAGTCAGAAATCCGCTCCGACCCGAGCCTCCTCCGCGAAGGCGAAGAAGACCTCCTCACGCACGCCTGCTTCCACGGCGAAGAAGCAGGGCGCGGCGCTGCCTGTGTCGCTCGAAAGCGCGTGGCAGGACCTGGAGGCGCGGCTGGTGGGCGCCTGGGGGCCCGACGCCGCGGGGCAGTACGCATCGGAGCTCGAGCCCATGCACATGTCCTTCGAGCATGCGCCCGATCTGACGCCGCTGCTGCCGGAGGCGTACCTGCGATTCGTCGAGGCGGTGGGGTACCGCTGGGTGTCGACGGGGAAGAAGGGACTGGCGTTTCTTCCCCCACGCTGGCGCCTCCAGGCCTCACAAGGCATGGGCGAGCCAGGCCGCCAATGGACGACGGTCCGCGAGGAGCGTGAAGCGGGCGTGCACACCTACCGCTTCGTGATGTTCGCGTCGGAGGACCTCAACGACACCAATGGATACTGCTTCGGCAAGAGCGCGAGCGACGACGCCCTGGTCGTCTGGTCCGTGGAGGACAGCTTGCCCACGCTCGAATTGGGGACCTTCGCGTCGTGGCTCACCAAGAAGCTGGCGGCGCTGAACAAGGTCGCTCCCCCGAAGCCGGGAAGCAAGCGCGCCGCTTCTCCGGGGGATCCGCTGAACTTGATGATGGAGTCACTCGGTGAGGCCGCCGCGAAGTTTCGCGACCAGGGGGCCTCGGCCATCCTGGGCACCTTTCCCCGGGACACGAAGGACATCTTCCTGCTGGGCCGGACGCTCGGCGTGGTTCCAGAGATGATGGGCGAGTTCTCCGAGCTGGAGCACCTGACGCTGAAGCACGCGCGGCTGACGCAGGTGTCGGGTGCGCTGGTTCGGCTGACGAAGCTGAAGCGGCTCGACCTCTCCTGGAACCCGGGGCTGGAGACGCTCCCCCCAGAGCTCGGGCACATGGACGCCTTGGAGTCGCTCCTCTTGGACAACACGGGCGTCCACACCCTTCCCGAGACATGGGGGCGGCTTGTTCGCTTGAAGTATCTGGGCCTGAAGGCCACGCCCATGACGACGCTGCCGTCATGGCTGTACGGGCTGCGCGGCCTCAAGCACCTGGATCTCCACCAGACTTCCATCCCGAAGGAGGAGGTCGAGGCCTTGAGGGCGGCGCTCCCCGACTGCAACGTGGGTTTCCGTCCCTGAAGTCACGCAGGCGTGCGCCAGCCTCTCGGTTCGCGGGGCGGCTCCCTGTCCGCCATCTCCAGGAGGGCAGCGCCTTCGAGCAATGACACGGCTCATGACTGGCGATTATTCCTCCCCGCCATTCATGGCGGGAAGGGGCAGGGGACATGGCGGGTCGGAGACGCACGCGGGGGGCCGGGGGCTGGGGATGGCTGTGGGGCGCGCTGATGCTGTCCTGGACGGTGGCGGCGCAGCAGCCTCCGCCTCCCTTCAATGAAGCCTTCGGGCCGGCGCTGAACCTGAGCGAGACGCCCACCTTCAATTTCGAGTTCCAGGTGGCGGTCTCTGGGAGCAACGTCTACGTCGTCTGGAGTGACACGCCCTCCGCGGACCTCACCCACGTCTACCTGCGTCGGAGTTCCGACCAGGGAAAGACGTTCGACCCGCCCCAACTCCTGAGCAGCGGTGTCCGCCCCGCCTACCTGCCCGCCGTGGCCGCTGCGGGCAAGAAGGTCTACGTCGCCTGGCGAGAGCAGGGCATCCAGTTTCGCGCGAGCCACGACCACGGCAGGACGTTCGCGCCGCCCCAATTGCTGGCTGCGGACGGAATCTCCCCGCGGGTCGCCGCGGAGAACAGCGACGTGTATGTGACGTGGGCCGTTCCGCTGGGGATACGGGCCGTCCACCAACACCTCCGAGCGAGCCACGACAGGGGGCTGAGTTTCGGCCCCGCACTGTCCATGGATGATGGTCATGGCATTGGCGTGACGGAGATGACCGCGTTGAACAACCGCGTCTACCTGGTGGGAGACGATGTGGGCGTGGACGACCGGCCCGACGTCTACGTCCGGACCCGTTCCCTGGAAGAGGCCGCATTCACGCCTCGGTTCAATCTCAGCGCCGACGAAGGGCCGGGCCAGCCCTCCGTGCTCGCCCGCATCGCGGTGAAGGACCAGCGGGTCCACGTCGTCTGGGAAGAATGTGACGACCTCTTTCCGAGCACCTGCTCCATCCTCTACCGTCGCAGCACGGACCGGGGTTCCTCCTTCGGGCCCGTCCAACGCCTGAGTGCGGGCAAGGGGCTCGCGCTCGCCCCCGACCTGGAAGTATCGGGCGCGCATGTCTTCGTGGCCTGGCAGGACAATGCCGCTGGCAACTTCGACATCGTCCTGCGCGTCAGCGATGACCACGGGGGCGCGTTCTCCAAGCCGCGAAACCTGAGCAACACGCCAGGGTACTCCGGAGCCGTCAGCCTCTCCGCGGCGGATTCGATTGTGCGCGTCGTCTGGGAGGACGCCGCGGGCGGCTCGCTCGATGTCTTCTACCGGGCCAGCGGGGACCTGGGCTCCACCTTCAGTCCCGTCAAGAACCTGAGCAGCAGCCCCACTCGCTCCGCCGCGCCAAGAGTGCTCGCGTCCCGTGGTGGCTCGCATGGGTACGTGGGCTGGTTGGAGGAGCTGTCCTTCGAGAACACCGACGTCTTCTTCAGACGTGTCGAAGTGAAGTAGGCACCGCGCGGTCTTCCGCGTTCAACGAGCGTCGTCACGGAACGCGCGCGCGTCGCCATGGAACGCGGCCGGCTGGGCCCGCGAGGACGCTCTCTCCGTGGGGGTGAGTGGTACGCCAGGTGCAATGGCTTCGAGCCGTGCTGACCATTCGCGACACCCAGTTCCAGTCACTGTCACTGGACCTCCAGCTCCGAAATCCACGCCCCTACCTCGACCATCTGCGACAGCGTCATCCGGAGTGGGTGGCGGAGCACGACGACGCCGAGGCGCTCGAGTTGGTCCGTGGCGCCGTGCGGAGCGCCCACGGCTACGCGCTCTCGTCCACGCGCGACGTCTGCCGGTTCCTCGACCTGGTCGTCATCTTTGGCGCTGACTGGAGTGGGGAGGCGCATGCCTGGCTCCACGAGGCGCTCGTCGGGTCCACATCAGAAACCGCTCCTCGCCGGTTGGGGCGGCTGCTTCAGCAGGCGATGCACCGGCTCGAAGCGGCGGCTGCGTGACGGAGGCGCCATGAATCTCGACAGCGCCATCCCCGTCTCCCCCGCGTTGAAGGCGCTCGCGAAGTCCGCGGAGGACGACGGGCGCGGGGACGAGCCCGCTGTCACGCCGTGCCCCTTCGCTCCGAAGGAGAAGGCGCCGCTGCGCTTCCTGCTCTGGCACCTCCACCAGCTCGGGGGCGGCTTTCATCGTCCCGTCGTGCGTCCGGACGTCGCCATCGAGGCCTATGCCACGCTCGTGCACCGGTTGAAGCTCGACATCTGCATCCTCCCGGGGCTGACGCGAACGGTGGGGGCGCGCGCGACCGTCGTGAAGACCGACCTCGCGGGGCGTGTGCAGCTCGTCATGGAGGACGCGGTGGAGGACACCGGGGCGCGAGAGGTGCTGCGCATCCTCCAGCAGTTGAAGGACTTGGACCCCAGCGGGGGCTGGCAGGCGCGGTTCCTGACGTCCGACGTGGATGGGAAGTACGTCTACCTCTCCGACAGCACCACGTGCGTCTTGTTCCGCGGTGCGGAAGGCCTCACCCTCTCCAAGCTCGACGTCGTCGACTCCCGCCGGGTTCCTTCACTGGGACTGACCGGGAAGCTCCTGTGCGCGACGTTCCAGTCGAAAGCACACGCCGCGGAGCCTGTTCATGTCATGGCCCCGCTCGGCGCCATCCATGAGGGTGACCTCACGGAGGAGGGCGGGACGGCGCCTCCAACCCCTGCTCCCAAGGCGACCCGCTCCGCGCCTGAGTCATCGCTGGTGGCCCTCTCCGCGCCAACGGACCTGTTGTCGGACCGGGCTGCCTTCAACCAGTTCCGTTCGGAGAT
This genomic window from Myxococcus hansupus contains:
- a CDS encoding Imm49 family immunity protein — encoded protein: MSNKFLPIFVSNARYANQKLLPRLLQGNGSPADVLEFCSNQRRMGIGALLLVGDVETFQSHLSRSGKAFLALAFTAEGTSSIALSRMVPFFDALTARDMHVARDVATRAPRSMQSGLEYEEDFLYFRFLMDHCILGRSDVDARACLERFESVLEGSEEPRLEVCQALLARDGPRLEDAVQRLASTRLQRYVRLREQGRLLQEEWAMDAKLCVEGLALLFLAEELGMGMPRGESSGLPSVARLQASLSEPADAWRWED
- a CDS encoding DUF6798 domain-containing protein yields the protein MNHPETGIPAPDAPAESASPVALVTSSPVAPVETRRWAPRLVDLAVGAGISVLFLGAWLLINGYEFGTLDHAIHLPYVLRAQAPDFLPGDPLVEAGSHHPSLLWTWLAWGTQWLPIEPLYFALHLASALGLFWGTVCLARALYPGRLGRWAAALAPAVMVAPKLTLTWIPTFDNHLLNRTLALGPELLALALAASGRFRAAFLLTGAVFILHPTTASHTALLVWFAALMDRRHHRALFTGPLFFLLGASPLLAQMLFRGSHGGVPFPAPEDWMHLNRLQLFFHHFPSTWTFEDNWERLAPLVFVLGAWQARVLPRAAAGFILGALVACIAGWVGLEWLHHPAALQLHLQQASRLMNFVAAVCGAAWVAKTWVWSLRRPPFAALALVAYVLDYNPAILILGLLALVLGRGPERDVASPPRWAPAAAVFGIVASMWVTAQLLDWHVPAVQVRFDELPGSRVMAWSRENLPEDAVVVTPPYFTHAMAAYRYGARRQVLANYKDGSEVSFSMSFLRQWRERMEALCDCKPFDTAPDASSLQAWLSSQDAVLAGYRNADAARFLELARRFGATHAVVERSEQEEEHRMPLPPGATPPAVAQPDLPLLYQDDEFSVYRIDAVP
- a CDS encoding pyridoxamine 5'-phosphate oxidase family protein codes for the protein MSRIQSVEALEGVVGSRPLGSMLKSLDALDSHCVQLLGCASFAVLGYIDVDGQARATAAGGVLGFASVVDATHLLLELPEPVPLNPTVGCGLLFFIPGLGETLRVNGRATLQGRTLTFTVEEAFVHCAKALIRSGLWKPPAELAPAAGATGSWAGDPEVRAWLTRTPFVLLMSWDAQGNADVSPKGDPAGFLRLDGTRVAVPDRPGNRRTDTFHNVLEQPRAALLALIPGEARVLEVSGTASLSSEPALLTSMTVEGKVPKLALLLEARSARILASPAILDAGLWDMSRHVPKERLPKMSDVFIDHVRRSPQRGAAAAALRVLASKRMMSWAIDVDYKKNLY
- a CDS encoding leucine-rich repeat domain-containing protein, yielding MASQKSAPTRASSAKAKKTSSRTPASTAKKQGAALPVSLESAWQDLEARLVGAWGPDAAGQYASELEPMHMSFEHAPDLTPLLPEAYLRFVEAVGYRWVSTGKKGLAFLPPRWRLQASQGMGEPGRQWTTVREEREAGVHTYRFVMFASEDLNDTNGYCFGKSASDDALVVWSVEDSLPTLELGTFASWLTKKLAALNKVAPPKPGSKRAASPGDPLNLMMESLGEAAAKFRDQGASAILGTFPRDTKDIFLLGRTLGVVPEMMGEFSELEHLTLKHARLTQVSGALVRLTKLKRLDLSWNPGLETLPPELGHMDALESLLLDNTGVHTLPETWGRLVRLKYLGLKATPMTTLPSWLYGLRGLKHLDLHQTSIPKEEVEALRAALPDCNVGFRP